The sequence TGGTCCTCGGGTCGTCCACCTACTCCTACACGGTCATGTTGACGACATTCCTGGCGGGCCTGGCGCTCGGCGCCTGGCTCGGCGCGCGTCTCCTCAAGAACTTGCCCGACCCTCTGCTGGCGGCGGCGCTCTGCCAGGTCCTCGTCGCGCTGTCGACGTACCTCGGCCTGTTCCTGATACGGGATCTGCCGTTTCTGTACGTCGTGGCGCACAATCGTCTGCAACCATCCCCCCGGGGGCTCATCCTGGTGCAGTTGGCCCTCGCCGCGGGACTGATGATCCTGCCGACGCTGGGTCTCGGGGCGATGTTCCCGGTCACCATCGGCGGGCTCCGTCCCAGGGGCGACAGGGCGCCGCGCGTCGTCGGCCGCGCCTACTCCTGGAACACCCTGGGAGCGATCCTCGGCTCGGTCGCCGCCGGCTTCTGGCTCGTGCCGCGCTGGGGGAGCCGCAACGCGCTTCTGTTCGGCGTCGCCGTGAGCGCGCTGCTCGGTCTCCTGGGTCTGATGCAGGCGCGCGTCGCGGCGGGGCGCCGCCTGCGCCTCCTTCTCGCCGTCGCGATCGTGGCCTTCCTCGCCAACCTGACGGTGGCCGCTCCCCTGCTGCCCGAGGAGGTCCTGTCGAGCGGCGTGTTCCGCTACGCCGATCGCTACCAGGGACTCGATCGAGCGTCGTTCTTCGAGCGTGTGAAGGAGAGCCACGGCGAGATCCTGATGTTCAAGGAGGGGCTGACCTGCACCGTCACAGTCTTCCGCACCACCGCGGCGCGCACCCTGACGGTGAACGGCAAGCCCGACGCCTCGGTGCCCCCCGGCCTGCCCGAGCCCCCGGTGCGCCACACGAAGGCCCGGCCCGGGGATCTGCCGACGCAGGTGCTGGTGGCGCAGGTGCCGCTGCTCCTGGCGCCCCGGACGGATCGCGTCCTGGTCGTCGGTCTGGGGAGCGGAGTCACGCTGGGGTCGGTCCTGACCCACCCGGTCAAGGAGGTCGAGTGCGTCGAGCTGGAGGACGCCGTCGTGCAGGCGAGCCGCTTCTTCGACGACGTGAGCGGATCGCCGCTGCGGGACCCGCGCGTGCGGCTGGTGGTGAACGACGCGCGCAACCACCTGCTGGTGACGCAGGAGCGCTACGACGTCATCGTCTCCGAGCCGTCGAACCCCTGGGTCGCGGGCGCCGCCAGCCTGTTCACCAGGGACTTCTTCGACCTCGCCGCCAGGCGCCTCGCCCCGGACGGCCTGTTCTGCCAGTGGCTGCAGCTCTATGAGACGACCCCGGACGATTTCAGCGCCATCCTGCGCAGCTTCGCCGCCGTGTTTCCCGACGTCCACGTGTTCCGGGTCGATACCGATGCCATCCTGGTCGGATCGAAGGGCGGTTCAGGGGTCAGGCTCGATGCGCTGCTGGCCCGCCCCGGCGAAGGGCCCGCCCGGGACCTCGAGCGCATCGGCATCGGCGACCCCGGAGGCCTGCTGGCGCACTACTGGATCGGCGGCGCCGAGCTCCGCTCCTTTCTCGCGCCCGGCCCGTTGAACACGGACGACAACATGCTGATCGAGTTCGCGGCGCCGCTGCGGATGCTGTCCCGCCGTCCGGAGGCTCAGGCGGCGCAGTCCGGGGAGCTGGCGCGGCTGTTCGCCGGAAGGACCACCGGTGTCCTGACCCATCTCGGCCCGCAGGCCGCTGAGCCGCACGCACAGGCTCTGTTCTGGGCAGGCATGGCCGGCTCCACGCTTTCCGGCGGCTATCCCGACCTCGCCGCAGAGTACGCCACGCGCTCGCTGCGCGCGGAGCGCAACCCCGGCGCGGCGCGTGTCTACGGCGCGTGCCTGGCGCGCTCCGGGAATCTCGGCGCGGCGCGGTCGTGGCTCGGCGACGCGGCCCGCGAATTTCCGAGGGACGCGGCGCTGCTGCGCTCTCTCATCGAGCTGGAGCGCGGCGAGCGGGACTGGCGCGCCGTCCGGGCCGATGCGCGGAGACTCGTCGCGCTCCTCCCCGACGACCGGCTGGCACGCTACTGGGAGGGGGAAAGCCTCTACTCCCTCGGCGAGCGCCGGGCCGCCTACTCCATGCTCGCTGCTCTCCGGCCGGCCGGCCCGGCGGGGGGTGCCGCGCAGAGCGCCCTGTCGCGGGGAACGGCGGCGCAGGCGCCGGCGGCGGACGAACCCTTCCCGGATCTCGGCCTCTATCTCGGCTCGCTGCACAGCGCCGCGGCCCGCCCCGCCGACGCCGTGGCGCCGCTGCGGGAGTACCTCCTCCTCAACCCGGCCGATCGCGAGGCGCGCGCGCTTCTGGCCGGAGCGCTGGAGTCGACGGGGAGGACGCGGG is a genomic window of Candidatus Dormiibacterota bacterium containing:
- a CDS encoding fused MFS/spermidine synthase → MRDRAVFPGLLICLFVSGASGLIYEVAWVRSLELVFGATSFAVATVLAAFMGGLALGSWLMGVAAARLDRFHPLRVYAAIELLIGVAGSLVPSALRALVPVYQSIWSHFHSSFAVFSLWRFLLCGAVLLVPTLLMGATLPIASRLAVGGAPGAREDARPAGDGWSVGLLYACNTLGAVVGCAAAGLSLLPALGLRSTEWLAVGLNLLAAAGAFLVAERSALRPRGPEQPRDRHPDEAASTIGRAATVLVFLYAVSGGVAMVYEVAWSRLLVLVLGSSTYSYTVMLTTFLAGLALGAWLGARLLKNLPDPLLAAALCQVLVALSTYLGLFLIRDLPFLYVVAHNRLQPSPRGLILVQLALAAGLMILPTLGLGAMFPVTIGGLRPRGDRAPRVVGRAYSWNTLGAILGSVAAGFWLVPRWGSRNALLFGVAVSALLGLLGLMQARVAAGRRLRLLLAVAIVAFLANLTVAAPLLPEEVLSSGVFRYADRYQGLDRASFFERVKESHGEILMFKEGLTCTVTVFRTTAARTLTVNGKPDASVPPGLPEPPVRHTKARPGDLPTQVLVAQVPLLLAPRTDRVLVVGLGSGVTLGSVLTHPVKEVECVELEDAVVQASRFFDDVSGSPLRDPRVRLVVNDARNHLLVTQERYDVIVSEPSNPWVAGAASLFTRDFFDLAARRLAPDGLFCQWLQLYETTPDDFSAILRSFAAVFPDVHVFRVDTDAILVGSKGGSGVRLDALLARPGEGPARDLERIGIGDPGGLLAHYWIGGAELRSFLAPGPLNTDDNMLIEFAAPLRMLSRRPEAQAAQSGELARLFAGRTTGVLTHLGPQAAEPHAQALFWAGMAGSTLSGGYPDLAAEYATRSLRAERNPGAARVYGACLARSGNLGAARSWLGDAAREFPRDAALLRSLIELERGERDWRAVRADARRLVALLPDDRLARYWEGESLYSLGERRAAYSMLAALRPAGPAGGAAQSALSRGTAAQAPAADEPFPDLGLYLGSLHSAAARPADAVAPLREYLLLNPADREARALLAGALESTGRTREAIAERRRLSPAAPQQAQARLEEVEAGWDSAPRGRTQALLEEAREYDPDDDAVAFLLARSRVRQGDLQGAIRLLEEVLDAHPDHPWAVGYLGQLDAAAGNAARAGILAQRYLALTGRSWETVTDP